In one Pseudomonas marginalis genomic region, the following are encoded:
- a CDS encoding DUF2339 domain-containing protein — protein MQWIFMLIGLVLGWTLDESFYDAGIGALLGLGIGQAIRLSKLAAQAQQQAVQLEATQKALIALGERLRQLEVPTPTRTVIVEPPVPEVAPVAKAPELVWELPAELTPVAMVAEPSQPLPDDVWTPAPTPRPPQEPAAPRGPNLIERAISGARNWLFGGNTVLRVGVVLLFLGLAFLLRYATEGMVVPIELRYAGVAAAALGLLGLGWWLRLRNSNYGLMLQGTGIAVLYLTVFAAMRLHPLIDPSAALGLLVAVTVFSAILAITQDALGLACAAALGGFAAPILTSTGAGNHVALFSYFALLNAGILAIAWFKAWRLLNLIGFVGTFGIGFAWGMRSYTPELLWSTEPFLILFFLMYLAIGLLFARRKLREMGDAPEGRDALLRWSAAKGDYVDGSMLFGPPLVGFGLQFALVQHLEFAAAFSALGLGILYMGLARVLNGGRALLLAETCLALGVIFASLAIPLGLDARWTAAAWAVEGAGIFWLGLRQQRPLARAFGLLLQLGSALAFLSELRIGEHTLLEGAPLGALLLGAALLFSFDQLRRAATEQAAEWERKGLPVLASLGLAFVYLLAPLLLLTQGTAISWALAGLATLFIGLRIGSRTFLFTAFAVQLLGGALFLLRLQGGDSAAVFNAGWSGLLSASLIGLALIGGMLLAARDDMVRSDVRLLRGLSVVLLAGLVLINLAVLFVLPWESASGVWAASGLLIIWLSLYLQQRVSFVFGLLLQVIGGASFLLAVPELLGPLASEGLRPLGHSGFWTPMVLGLAALIGAWRLQREPHAPVFAVLKLQRLSDLLLVWGAAWWALALIAEVLRFIPDELRGALLLGSAAVSVAIWALLATRLRWASLGMLCTLLMPAAGMVLLVSAHNYYHPAAHYGWLAWLAVFGVHFIALRRLATLVPATVLSVAHVLGCWMLIGVLALELRYGLLLLSSEYNAWRWLGWAILPSLYLVLAAAPRRWPWPVSAYPREYRVLAALPLAVLMLGWFWLANTFSDGTARPLPYVPLLNPLDLGLLFALLGVYLWSRSVAPQRGPRAELIAQGIAGISLFAFFTALVMRTAHHWGGVPFHLDGLLESMLVQAGLSIVWTLIALGLMIGGHLRHRREVWLIGAALIAVVVAKLFFVELSNRGGLARIVSFIGVGGLLLVVGYFAPLPPKRAEPVLDTEGASS, from the coding sequence ATGCAATGGATTTTCATGCTGATTGGCCTGGTGCTCGGCTGGACGCTCGATGAGTCGTTCTATGATGCGGGCATTGGTGCGCTGTTGGGGTTGGGCATTGGCCAGGCGATTCGCCTGTCGAAGCTGGCGGCCCAGGCGCAGCAACAGGCTGTTCAGTTGGAAGCCACGCAGAAGGCGTTGATCGCCCTGGGTGAGCGCCTGCGGCAACTGGAAGTACCCACGCCGACACGCACTGTCATCGTCGAGCCGCCTGTCCCTGAGGTGGCACCTGTCGCCAAGGCGCCTGAACTGGTGTGGGAGCTGCCGGCTGAATTGACGCCTGTCGCCATGGTCGCCGAACCGAGCCAGCCCTTGCCGGATGACGTCTGGACGCCTGCCCCGACGCCACGCCCGCCTCAAGAACCTGCCGCTCCCCGTGGCCCCAACCTGATCGAACGCGCCATCAGCGGCGCACGCAATTGGCTGTTTGGTGGCAACACCGTGCTGCGTGTCGGCGTGGTGCTGCTGTTTCTCGGCCTGGCGTTCCTGCTGCGCTACGCCACCGAAGGTATGGTGGTGCCGATCGAACTGCGTTACGCCGGCGTTGCGGCGGCGGCCCTTGGCCTGTTGGGCCTGGGCTGGTGGCTGCGGCTGCGCAACAGCAACTACGGCTTGATGCTGCAAGGCACCGGGATCGCGGTGCTGTACCTGACGGTGTTTGCCGCGATGCGCCTGCACCCGTTGATCGACCCGAGCGCGGCGCTGGGCCTGCTGGTGGCGGTCACGGTGTTCTCGGCGATCCTGGCGATTACCCAGGATGCGCTGGGACTGGCCTGTGCGGCAGCGCTCGGCGGCTTCGCGGCGCCGATCCTCACGTCCACCGGCGCCGGTAATCATGTCGCGCTGTTCAGTTATTTTGCCCTGCTCAATGCCGGTATCCTCGCCATCGCCTGGTTCAAGGCCTGGCGCCTGCTCAACCTGATCGGCTTTGTCGGCACCTTCGGTATCGGCTTTGCCTGGGGCATGCGTTCCTATACGCCTGAGTTGCTGTGGAGTACCGAGCCGTTCCTGATCCTGTTTTTCCTGATGTACCTGGCTATCGGCCTGTTGTTCGCCCGGCGCAAATTGCGGGAGATGGGCGACGCCCCCGAAGGTCGCGATGCGTTGTTGCGCTGGTCGGCGGCCAAGGGCGATTACGTTGATGGCAGCATGCTGTTCGGCCCGCCGCTGGTGGGGTTTGGCCTGCAGTTCGCGCTGGTGCAGCACCTTGAGTTCGCCGCAGCATTCAGCGCGCTGGGCCTGGGCATCCTCTACATGGGCCTGGCCCGCGTGCTCAATGGCGGGCGCGCCTTGCTGCTGGCGGAAACCTGCCTGGCCCTGGGGGTGATCTTTGCCAGCCTGGCGATTCCCCTGGGCCTCGATGCGCGTTGGACCGCAGCCGCCTGGGCGGTGGAAGGTGCCGGGATCTTCTGGCTCGGCTTGCGCCAGCAGCGGCCGTTGGCGCGGGCATTTGGCCTGTTGCTGCAATTGGGCTCGGCGCTGGCGTTTCTCAGTGAGCTGCGCATCGGCGAACACACGCTGCTGGAGGGGGCGCCCCTCGGGGCGTTGCTGCTGGGCGCGGCGTTGCTGTTCAGCTTCGACCAACTGCGCAGGGCCGCGACGGAGCAGGCGGCGGAGTGGGAGCGCAAGGGCCTGCCGGTTCTGGCCAGCCTCGGCCTGGCCTTTGTGTACCTGCTCGCGCCGCTGTTGTTGCTGACTCAAGGCACTGCCATCAGTTGGGCGCTCGCCGGCCTGGCGACCCTGTTCATCGGCTTGCGGATTGGCTCGCGCACCTTCCTGTTCACGGCGTTTGCCGTGCAACTGCTGGGCGGGGCGTTGTTCCTGCTGCGCTTGCAAGGCGGCGACTCGGCAGCGGTATTCAACGCCGGCTGGAGCGGCCTGCTCAGCGCGTCGTTGATCGGCCTGGCGTTGATCGGCGGCATGCTGCTGGCGGCGCGCGATGACATGGTGCGCAGCGATGTACGGCTGTTGCGCGGGCTGTCCGTGGTGCTGCTGGCCGGGTTGGTGCTGATCAATCTTGCCGTGCTGTTTGTACTGCCATGGGAAAGCGCCAGCGGTGTGTGGGCGGCCAGTGGGTTGTTGATCATCTGGTTGAGCCTGTACCTGCAACAGCGCGTCAGTTTCGTGTTCGGGTTACTGCTGCAAGTGATCGGCGGCGCGTCGTTCCTGCTGGCGGTGCCGGAGCTGCTCGGGCCTTTGGCCAGCGAGGGCCTGCGTCCCCTGGGGCATAGCGGGTTCTGGACACCGATGGTGTTGGGCCTGGCCGCCTTGATCGGTGCCTGGCGCCTGCAGCGTGAACCCCATGCGCCGGTGTTTGCCGTACTCAAGCTGCAACGCCTGTCGGACCTGCTGCTGGTGTGGGGCGCGGCGTGGTGGGCGTTGGCGCTGATCGCTGAAGTGCTGCGGTTTATACCCGATGAGCTGCGGGGTGCGCTCCTGCTGGGTAGTGCGGCGGTCAGCGTGGCGATCTGGGCGTTGCTCGCGACGCGCCTGCGCTGGGCGTCCCTGGGCATGCTCTGCACCCTGTTGATGCCGGCGGCGGGGATGGTATTGCTGGTGTCTGCGCATAATTATTACCACCCGGCAGCGCACTACGGCTGGCTGGCCTGGCTGGCGGTGTTCGGGGTGCATTTCATCGCGCTGCGGCGTTTGGCGACGCTGGTGCCGGCCACCGTCCTGAGCGTTGCTCACGTGTTGGGTTGCTGGATGCTGATCGGCGTATTGGCGCTGGAGCTGCGCTACGGCCTGTTGTTGCTGTCGAGCGAATACAACGCCTGGCGCTGGCTGGGCTGGGCAATCCTGCCAAGTCTGTACCTGGTGCTGGCTGCTGCACCGCGTCGCTGGCCGTGGCCGGTGTCGGCGTATCCACGGGAATATCGAGTGCTGGCGGCACTCCCATTGGCGGTGCTGATGCTGGGCTGGTTCTGGCTGGCGAATACCTTCAGCGACGGCACGGCCAGGCCGCTGCCCTATGTGCCGTTGCTCAACCCGCTGGACCTCGGCTTGCTGTTTGCGCTGCTGGGCGTGTACCTGTGGTCGCGCAGCGTGGCGCCGCAACGCGGGCCGCGTGCTGAATTGATCGCCCAAGGCATTGCCGGTATTTCGCTGTTCGCGTTCTTTACGGCCCTGGTGATGCGCACCGCACACCACTGGGGCGGCGTGCCGTTCCATCTGGATGGGTTGCTGGAATCGATGTTGGTGCAAGCCGGCCTGTCGATTGTCTGGACCCTGATCGCCCTCGGCCTGATGATCGGCGGTCACCTGCGCCATCGTCGCGAAGTGTGGCTGATCGGCGCGGCGCTGATCGCGGTGGTGGTGGCCAAGCTGTTCTTTGTCGAGCTGAGCAACCGTGGCGGCCTGGCGCGGATCGTGTCGTTTATCGGCGTGGGCGGGTTGTTGCTGGTGGTGGGCTACTTTGCGCCGCTGCCGCCCAAGCGTGCCGAACCTGTGTTGGACACTGAAGGAGCATCCTCTTGA